A part of Primulina eburnea isolate SZY01 chromosome 10, ASM2296580v1, whole genome shotgun sequence genomic DNA contains:
- the LOC140802846 gene encoding uncharacterized protein, with protein MDLIGKIYLASSKGHSFILVATMFFTKWVEAVPLKRAEQGDVINFVKENIINRFGIPESLTKYQGTMFTGSYMREFAEDYEIKLINSFLITHNSTGKPKHQTRASERAAIGVSSFSLTFGHDVVLPLETMVPSIEVMIMELEEVDELRIQAYNALLLQKRKVARIYNKRINKKSF; from the exons ATGGACTTAATAGGGAAAATTTACCTAGCATCATCTAAAGGCCACTCGTTTATCCTTGTGGctacaatgtttttcaccaaatgggTAGAAGCAGTGCCTTTGAAGAGAGCAGAACAAGGGGATGTCATTAACTTTGTGAAAGAAAATATCATtaatagatttggaattccagaGTCACTAACCAAATATCAAGGAACTATGTTCACAGGTTCATATATGAGGGAATTCGCAGAAGATTATGAAATCAAATTGATAAACTCATTCCTCATTACCCACAATTCAACTGGCAAGCCGAAGCATCAAACAAG GGCATCTGAAAGGGCTGCAATTGGGGTAAGTTCATTTTCCCTCACCTTCGGCCATGATGTAGTACTGCCATTAGAGACTATGGTGCCATCAAT TGAGGTAATGATTATGGAGTTAGAAGAAGTTGATGAATTGAGAATTCAGGCATATAACGCTTTGTTGTTACAAAAGCGGAAAGTGGCAAGGATCTACAACAAAAGAATCAACAAGAAAAGCTTCTAG